One window of the Gambusia affinis linkage group LG01, SWU_Gaff_1.0, whole genome shotgun sequence genome contains the following:
- the ppdpfb gene encoding pancreatic progenitor cell differentiation and proliferation factor B, producing the protein MAAIPAGGSLVATTDYYRRRIGSTSSSSSCGSSEYSGEVIPHHPGLPKQDSGHWWSSFFFGKQPGMTPLTEEAQQKVGVSGAVTTGQITCIAKEMVLQRQASESSEAGSPTSS; encoded by the exons ATGGCAGCCATTCCAGCAGGCGGTTCCCTCGTCGCGACCACCGACTACTACCGAA GGCGCATCGGCTCTacgtccagcagcagctcatgcGGCAGTTCGGAGTACAGTGGGGAGGTCATCCCTCACCATCCAG GACTTCCTAAGCAGGATTCTGGCCATTGGTGGTCCAGCTTCTTCTTTGGGAAGCAGCCGGGGATGACGCCACTTACCGAGGAGGCGCAGCAGAA GGTGGGGGTCTCTGGTGCCGTGACGACCGGTCAGATCACCTGCATCGCCAAGGAGATGGTGCTGCAGCGGCAGGCGAGTGAGAGCAGCGAGGCAGGAAGCCCCACCTCCTCGTGA